A section of the Rhizobium sp. SSA_523 genome encodes:
- a CDS encoding CpaF family protein: MFGKRGSDGFGRAGSIAAPKPAMPAPDASEARSPEILQETRLVSGGGDQRQAVNAPPLALQAAAPAKRRSVRNEGYYDTKAQVFSALIDTIDLSQLSKLDVESAREEIRDIVNDIITIKNFAMSIAEQEELLDDICNDVLGYGPLEPLLARDDIADIMVNGAGQTFIEVGGKTLESEIRFRDNQQLLSICQRIVSQVGRRVDESSPICDARLPDGSRVNVIAPPLALDGPALTIRKFKKDKLTLDQLVKYGTITPAGATLLQIIGRVRCNVIISGGTGSGKTTLLNCLTRYIDAHERIITCEDTAELQLQQPHVVRLETRPPNIEGEGEITMRDLVKNCLRMRPERIIVGEVRGPEVFDLLQAMNTGHDGSMGTIHSNSPRECLSRIESMIAMGGFSLPAKTVREIIAGSVDVIIQATRLRDGTRRITHVTEVVGMEGDVIVTQDLLRYEMEGEDAAGRIIGQHVSTGIVKPHFWDRARYYNEERRLAAAFDQMDAPSQ, from the coding sequence ATGTTCGGTAAACGCGGAAGTGATGGATTCGGCAGAGCAGGGAGCATTGCGGCGCCCAAGCCTGCCATGCCGGCGCCGGACGCATCGGAGGCACGGTCGCCCGAGATCCTGCAGGAAACCCGCTTGGTCAGCGGGGGTGGCGATCAGCGGCAGGCTGTCAATGCGCCGCCGCTCGCGCTGCAGGCGGCTGCTCCGGCCAAGCGTCGGTCCGTGCGCAATGAAGGCTATTACGACACCAAGGCGCAGGTCTTCTCGGCGCTGATCGACACGATCGATCTCTCTCAGCTCTCCAAGCTCGACGTGGAAAGCGCGCGCGAGGAGATCCGGGATATCGTCAACGACATCATCACGATCAAGAATTTCGCGATGTCGATTGCCGAACAGGAGGAATTGCTTGACGACATCTGCAACGATGTCCTCGGCTACGGACCGCTCGAGCCGCTGCTGGCGCGCGACGATATTGCCGATATCATGGTCAATGGCGCCGGCCAGACCTTTATCGAAGTCGGCGGCAAGACGCTCGAATCCGAAATCCGCTTCCGCGACAACCAGCAGCTTCTGTCCATCTGCCAGCGCATCGTCAGCCAGGTCGGCCGCCGGGTGGACGAGTCGAGCCCCATCTGCGACGCACGTCTGCCGGACGGGTCGCGTGTCAACGTCATCGCGCCGCCTTTGGCGCTGGACGGTCCGGCACTGACGATCAGAAAATTCAAGAAGGACAAGCTCACTCTCGATCAGCTGGTCAAATATGGAACGATCACGCCGGCCGGAGCGACCCTCCTGCAGATCATCGGCCGTGTCCGCTGCAATGTCATCATCTCCGGCGGCACGGGCTCTGGCAAGACGACGCTGCTGAACTGCCTCACCCGCTATATCGACGCACATGAGCGCATCATCACCTGCGAAGATACGGCCGAACTCCAGCTGCAGCAGCCGCATGTCGTGCGGTTGGAAACGCGTCCGCCCAATATCGAAGGGGAGGGCGAAATCACCATGCGCGACCTGGTGAAGAACTGCCTGCGTATGCGCCCGGAGCGGATCATCGTCGGTGAAGTGCGTGGCCCCGAAGTGTTCGACCTTTTGCAGGCGATGAATACGGGCCATGACGGATCGATGGGCACGATCCACTCCAACTCGCCGCGCGAATGCCTGAGCCGTATCGAATCCATGATCGCCATGGGTGGCTTCAGCCTGCCGGCAAAGACCGTGCGCGAGATCATTGCCGGCTCCGTCGACGTCATCATCCAGGCCACCCGCCTCAGGGACGGGACGCGCCGCATCACCCATGTGACGGAAGTGGTTGGCATGGAAGGCGATGTGATCGTGACACAGGATCTGCTGCGCTACGAGATGGAAGGCGAGGATGCCGCGGGCCGGATCATCGGCCAGCATGTATCGACCGGCATCGTGAAGCCGCATTTTTGGGATCGCGCCCGCTACTACAATGAGGAGCGCCGGCTCGCGGCAGCTTTCGACCAGATGGACGCGCCGTCTCAATAA
- a CDS encoding type II secretion system F family protein, which produces MNITIVALAALVAIAAAALAYGVMYSRIEVEKKTASRVSRVGSAETERVKVKAARDRVQELSKRRKSMQDSLKDLERKQQEKNKKFGDTSIKARIARSGLSLSLARYYTYCGIVGLMVLLVCLIAGLPLLPVLGVVFTASLGLPRWILAFLISRRQNKFLEELPNALDVMVRSIRSGLPLNDAMRLIASDGQEPVKGEFRRVVEAQQVGLSVPEACARMMVTMPLPEVNFFAIVIAIQSQAGGNLSEALSNLAAVLRERRKMKAKVKAISMEAKASAVIIGALPFIVSLLVYLTSPEYIAVLFTDPRGHMILLFSAVWMTIGIFVMRKMINFDI; this is translated from the coding sequence ATGAACATCACCATCGTGGCGCTTGCAGCGCTCGTCGCCATTGCCGCGGCGGCTCTGGCCTATGGCGTGATGTATTCGCGGATCGAGGTCGAGAAGAAGACAGCCTCCCGCGTCAGCCGTGTCGGATCCGCCGAGACCGAGCGCGTCAAGGTGAAGGCCGCGCGCGACCGGGTGCAGGAGCTTTCCAAGCGCCGCAAGTCCATGCAGGATTCGCTGAAGGATCTGGAGCGCAAACAGCAGGAAAAGAACAAGAAATTCGGAGATACGAGCATCAAGGCGAGGATCGCCCGCTCCGGTCTGTCGCTCTCGCTTGCGCGATACTACACCTATTGCGGGATTGTCGGCCTGATGGTCTTGCTGGTCTGCCTGATCGCCGGACTGCCCTTGCTGCCGGTGCTGGGTGTCGTCTTCACCGCGTCGCTTGGGCTGCCGCGCTGGATCCTCGCTTTCCTGATCTCGCGCCGCCAGAACAAGTTTCTCGAGGAACTTCCCAATGCGCTCGACGTGATGGTGCGGTCGATCCGCTCGGGCCTGCCCCTTAACGATGCCATGCGGCTGATCGCAAGCGACGGCCAGGAACCGGTGAAGGGCGAATTCCGGCGGGTTGTCGAGGCGCAGCAGGTGGGGCTTTCCGTGCCGGAGGCCTGCGCCCGCATGATGGTGACCATGCCGCTGCCGGAAGTGAACTTCTTCGCCATCGTCATTGCCATCCAGAGCCAGGCCGGCGGCAATCTGTCCGAGGCTTTGAGCAATCTCGCCGCCGTGCTTCGCGAGCGGCGCAAGATGAAGGCCAAGGTCAAGGCAATTTCCATGGAGGCCAAGGCCTCCGCGGTGATCATCGGCGCCCTGCCATTCATCGTCTCGCTGCTCGTCTATCTGACCTCGCCGGAATATATCGCGGTTCTGTTCACCGATCCGCGCGGGCACATGATCCTGCTCTTCTCGGCCGTCTGGATGACGATCGGCATCTTCGTCATGCGCAAAATGATCAATTTCGATATTTGA
- a CDS encoding type II secretion system F family protein: MFTHLASQLTDPATLLAVLAAVAVFATLYSLLIPLLEGRDLGKRMRAVSTEREQMRSRERARLTMEGNRGSLRAQNNQSVRQIVERFNLRKALVDDNTVNRLKSAGLRTQNALNIFLVCRFLLPFVFLALVGTWIFGLGNLADKPFGVRLLITVVAAYIGFYAPNIYLSNRITKRKASIKRAWPDALDLMLICVESGISLEAAMRRVAEELSAQSPELGEEMVLTTAELSFLPDRRVAIENLAIRTQLDIVKAVTTALIQADRYGTPVAQAMRVLAQEGRDERMNEAEKKAAALPPKLTVPMILFFLPVLVAVILGPAGIQVADRF; the protein is encoded by the coding sequence ATGTTTACCCATCTCGCCTCGCAACTCACCGATCCCGCAACGCTTCTTGCGGTTCTCGCGGCAGTCGCCGTATTCGCCACCCTATACTCGCTCCTCATCCCGCTTCTCGAAGGTCGTGATCTCGGCAAGCGCATGCGCGCCGTCTCCACGGAGCGGGAGCAGATGCGCAGTCGCGAGCGTGCGCGGCTGACAATGGAAGGCAATCGGGGAAGCCTGCGGGCGCAGAACAACCAGTCCGTCCGGCAGATCGTCGAGCGTTTCAACCTGCGCAAGGCGCTTGTGGACGACAATACGGTGAACCGGCTGAAATCGGCCGGTCTTCGCACGCAGAACGCGCTCAACATCTTCCTTGTCTGCCGCTTCCTTCTGCCCTTCGTCTTCCTGGCCCTGGTCGGCACCTGGATCTTCGGTCTGGGCAATCTCGCCGACAAGCCCTTCGGCGTCCGTCTCCTGATCACGGTTGTGGCGGCCTATATCGGCTTCTATGCCCCGAACATCTATCTCAGCAATCGCATCACGAAGCGAAAGGCTTCGATCAAGCGCGCCTGGCCGGATGCTCTCGATCTGATGCTGATCTGTGTCGAATCCGGCATTTCGCTAGAGGCGGCCATGCGTCGCGTCGCCGAGGAGCTGTCGGCCCAATCGCCTGAGCTTGGCGAGGAAATGGTGCTGACGACGGCGGAACTTTCCTTCCTGCCGGATCGGCGTGTGGCAATCGAAAACCTCGCCATCCGCACCCAGCTGGATATCGTCAAGGCCGTGACGACGGCTCTCATCCAGGCGGATCGCTATGGCACGCCTGTCGCCCAGGCCATGCGCGTCCTGGCGCAGGAAGGTCGCGATGAACGGATGAACGAAGCCGAGAAGAAGGCAGCCGCCCTGCCGCCGAAACTGACAGTGCCGATGATCCTTTTCTTCCTGCCGGTGCTCGTCGCCGTCATCCTCGGGCCGGCCGGCATCCAGGTTGCAGATCGCTTCTAG
- a CDS encoding tetratricopeptide repeat protein: MTRSSFFSVKPRLWQAAAGCALLTLALSSCSTAQRQADRLTTGSIPSVNLAKPVESMTAPELAAAEKTYGAAYDRNPKDRNTGLSYASILRMNGKNTQALAVMQQVAIAHPTDRDVLAAYGKAQAAAGQLEQALATINRAQTPDRPDWRLYSAEGAVLDQLGRSEEARDKYRLALDGQPNEPSVMSNLGMSYVLSGDLKTAEKYLRNAAELPSADSRVRQNLALVVGLQGRFAEAETIARRELTETQAEANVTYLRAMLSQQNAWAKLADKKPQATN, translated from the coding sequence ATGACCCGATCCAGTTTCTTTTCGGTGAAACCCCGGCTTTGGCAGGCAGCCGCAGGATGCGCGCTTCTGACCCTGGCGCTGAGCTCCTGCAGCACGGCGCAGCGGCAGGCGGACCGGCTGACCACCGGCTCCATCCCCTCGGTGAACCTTGCAAAGCCGGTGGAAAGCATGACCGCGCCGGAACTGGCAGCGGCGGAAAAAACCTATGGCGCCGCCTATGACCGCAATCCCAAGGACCGCAATACCGGTCTCAGCTATGCGAGCATCCTGCGGATGAACGGCAAGAACACGCAGGCACTTGCCGTGATGCAACAGGTGGCGATCGCTCATCCCACCGACCGCGACGTGCTGGCGGCCTATGGCAAGGCCCAGGCGGCCGCCGGACAGCTGGAACAGGCGCTTGCGACGATCAACCGGGCGCAAACTCCGGACCGCCCCGATTGGCGGCTCTATTCCGCCGAAGGCGCCGTGCTCGATCAGCTGGGCCGCTCCGAGGAAGCCCGCGACAAATACCGCCTGGCGCTTGATGGCCAGCCGAACGAACCCAGCGTGATGTCCAATCTCGGAATGTCCTATGTCTTGTCGGGCGACCTGAAGACGGCGGAAAAATATCTGCGCAATGCAGCCGAGCTGCCGTCGGCAGATAGCAGGGTGCGCCAGAACCTGGCGCTCGTCGTGGGCCTGCAAGGGCGGTTTGCCGAGGCGGAGACCATTGCGAGACGCGAGCTGACAGAAACGCAGGCGGAAGCGAATGTGACCTATCTGCGCGCCATGCTGTCGCAGCAGAATGCCTGGGCGAAGCTGGCGGACAAGAAGCCGCAGGCCACCAATTAA
- a CDS encoding M17 family metallopeptidase — MAPYQFISRPSPFEAATTKARVIFAVTKREVEEGALPAEAAAWANSAGFKGEAGSVLLLPGAGGEVGGALFGLGSEPSETPFIGGKLPASLPAGPWTIESASLPVQRLALGFGLGTYSFDTYRSEKPPQARLSLSGEIDMDALQRTVSAVFLARDLVNTPTNDMGPERLDAVFHALADHYGAAASRIVGDELLAQNFPLIHAVGRASAEAPRLLDMCWGRKGARKVTLVGKGVCFDTGGLDIKPAASMLLMKKDMGGAANVLALALMIMDAGLDVDLRVLVPAVENSISANAFRPGDIYRSRKGITVQIDNTDAEGRLILADALAYAGEEAPDLMIDMATLTGAARVALGPDLPPFFTDDESLASALQAASAEEDDPVWQLPLFKGYEKDIRSRAADITNAPSGGMAGAITAALFLKRFAGGARSWAHFDIYAWSPQEKPQTPVGGEAQAIRALYHVIRGLG, encoded by the coding sequence ATGGCCCCTTACCAGTTCATCAGCAGACCCTCTCCCTTCGAAGCCGCAACCACGAAGGCGCGTGTGATTTTCGCGGTAACGAAGCGGGAGGTGGAGGAGGGTGCATTGCCCGCCGAGGCTGCCGCCTGGGCAAACTCCGCCGGGTTCAAGGGCGAGGCGGGCAGCGTTCTTCTTCTGCCGGGTGCCGGCGGTGAGGTTGGCGGCGCCCTGTTCGGGCTCGGCAGCGAACCCTCCGAGACCCCGTTCATCGGGGGCAAGCTTCCCGCCAGCCTGCCCGCCGGACCCTGGACCATTGAAAGCGCGTCCTTGCCGGTGCAGCGGCTGGCGCTCGGCTTCGGCCTCGGAACCTATAGTTTCGACACGTATCGCAGCGAGAAGCCGCCCCAGGCGCGCCTTTCTCTGTCGGGCGAGATCGACATGGACGCTCTGCAGCGCACGGTCAGCGCCGTTTTCCTCGCCCGCGACCTTGTCAACACGCCGACCAATGATATGGGACCGGAGCGGCTGGATGCGGTTTTCCACGCGCTTGCCGATCATTACGGTGCTGCGGCAAGCCGCATCGTCGGAGACGAGCTGCTGGCGCAGAATTTTCCGCTGATCCACGCGGTCGGAAGGGCGAGCGCCGAGGCGCCCCGCCTGCTCGACATGTGCTGGGGACGCAAGGGCGCCCGCAAGGTCACGCTCGTCGGCAAGGGTGTCTGCTTCGACACCGGCGGCCTGGATATCAAGCCGGCCGCCTCCATGCTGCTGATGAAAAAGGATATGGGCGGGGCTGCCAATGTGCTGGCGCTGGCCTTGATGATCATGGATGCCGGTCTGGACGTCGATCTTCGCGTCCTGGTGCCGGCGGTGGAAAATTCGATTTCGGCCAATGCCTTTCGTCCGGGCGATATCTACCGGAGCCGCAAGGGCATCACCGTGCAGATCGACAATACCGATGCGGAGGGCCGGCTCATCCTGGCCGACGCGCTGGCCTATGCGGGAGAGGAAGCGCCGGACCTGATGATCGACATGGCGACGCTGACAGGTGCGGCGCGCGTGGCGCTGGGGCCGGATCTCCCGCCCTTCTTCACCGACGATGAATCGCTGGCCAGTGCCCTGCAGGCGGCAAGCGCCGAAGAAGACGATCCGGTATGGCAGTTGCCGCTGTTCAAGGGCTATGAGAAGGACATCCGGTCACGGGCGGCAGACATCACCAATGCGCCCTCGGGCGGCATGGCGGGAGCCATCACGGCGGCGCTGTTTCTGAAGCGGTTTGCCGGCGGCGCACGCAGTTGGGCGCATTTCGACATCTATGCCTGGTCGCCGCAGGAAAAGCCGCAGACACCGGTGGGTGGCGAGGCTCAGGCCATTCGCGCCCTGTACCATGTCATCAGGGGTCTTGGCTGA
- a CDS encoding MarR family winged helix-turn-helix transcriptional regulator, with product MPAELTATEALGLWHRVVLEQVREGSHDLSLRQMSILLQIYLVPPPHTVRGLAAQLGVTKPVITRALDTMGTLHLVDRERDQRDRRNVVIKRTLAGALYLEKLGDRIRAEARRAPLEGSSHVA from the coding sequence ATGCCTGCTGAACTCACCGCAACGGAGGCACTGGGTCTCTGGCACCGGGTGGTGCTGGAGCAGGTACGCGAGGGGAGCCATGATCTCAGCCTCAGGCAGATGTCCATCCTGCTGCAGATTTATCTGGTGCCGCCTCCGCATACGGTGCGCGGTCTGGCGGCGCAGCTCGGAGTGACCAAGCCGGTCATCACCCGCGCGCTCGATACCATGGGTACACTGCACCTGGTGGATCGCGAGCGCGACCAGCGCGATCGCCGCAATGTCGTCATCAAGCGCACATTGGCTGGCGCTCTCTATCTTGAGAAACTTGGCGATCGGATTCGCGCCGAAGCGCGCCGAGCGCCCCTTGAAGGATCGTCCCATGTCGCATGA
- a CDS encoding NlpC/P60 family protein encodes MSHDLDRRLNAYRPDLADHKLEGLVSATRYAEGEAAHICVPVAQLRPRPDAASNIDTQLLWGETVRVFDRQDGWAWVQAEIDSYVGYLPEAELQTPVEASHWITAARSFVYPEAELRRVPLQALSMGSRVRVVGEAETRGTRYAVLDTGGAIIAGHCRPIGTAPDKDYVRLAALFLETPYLWGGRSGFGIDCSGLVQLAAMMAGHAIPRDSDMQAGFGMDIGRADLRRGDLVFWKGHVAIMEDEATILHANGHTMTVAREPLDGAIVRIGWLYGQPTGYRRFLPHPLHADV; translated from the coding sequence ATGTCGCATGATCTCGACCGCCGCCTGAACGCCTACCGGCCGGACCTCGCCGATCACAAGCTCGAGGGGCTGGTGAGTGCCACCCGCTATGCCGAGGGGGAGGCGGCACACATATGCGTGCCGGTGGCGCAGCTTCGGCCTCGGCCGGATGCTGCAAGCAATATCGATACGCAGTTATTATGGGGCGAAACAGTCCGGGTCTTTGACCGGCAGGATGGCTGGGCCTGGGTGCAGGCTGAAATCGACTCCTATGTCGGCTATCTGCCGGAGGCCGAGCTCCAAACGCCTGTCGAGGCAAGCCACTGGATCACGGCCGCGCGCAGCTTTGTCTATCCGGAAGCCGAATTGCGCCGCGTTCCGCTGCAGGCCCTGTCCATGGGAAGCCGGGTGAGGGTGGTTGGCGAGGCGGAAACGCGCGGCACCCGCTATGCCGTGCTGGACACCGGTGGCGCGATCATTGCCGGTCACTGCCGCCCGATCGGCACGGCCCCTGACAAGGATTATGTGCGGCTCGCGGCCCTGTTTCTGGAAACGCCTTATCTTTGGGGCGGTCGGTCGGGCTTCGGCATCGATTGCTCGGGTCTGGTGCAGCTCGCAGCGATGATGGCCGGCCATGCCATCCCGCGCGATTCGGATATGCAGGCAGGCTTCGGCATGGATATCGGGCGCGCCGACCTCAGGAGGGGCGATCTCGTCTTCTGGAAGGGCCATGTCGCCATCATGGAGGATGAGGCAACAATCCTGCACGCCAATGGCCATACGATGACGGTGGCGCGGGAGCCGCTGGATGGGGCCATTGTCCGCATTGGCTGGCTCTATGGCCAGCCGACCGGCTACCGGCGGTTCCTGCCGCATCCTCTTCACGCAGATGTTTGA
- a CDS encoding SelT/SelW/SelH family protein, whose amino-acid sequence MRKPKITIHYCTQCNWLLRSGWMAQELLQTFGDSLSEVSLVPGTGGIFEIRVDDELIWERVRDGGFPGPKPLKQRVRDRIDPDRDLGHLDRTSQQNQEG is encoded by the coding sequence ATGCGTAAGCCAAAGATCACGATTCACTACTGCACGCAGTGCAATTGGCTGCTTCGCTCCGGCTGGATGGCACAGGAGCTGTTGCAGACCTTTGGCGATAGCCTTTCCGAGGTTTCCCTGGTGCCGGGCACCGGCGGAATCTTCGAGATCAGGGTCGATGACGAACTGATCTGGGAGCGCGTCCGCGATGGGGGATTCCCGGGTCCCAAGCCGTTGAAGCAGAGGGTCCGCGACCGCATTGATCCCGACCGCGATCTTGGCCATCTCGATCGAACTTCACAGCAGAATCAAGAGGGATAA
- a CDS encoding PRC-barrel domain-containing protein, translating into MTRKLIAALAFSTVLPFAAVAQTSTAPAAPAAQDAGQMTNQNNARGGVADAPRVMQDAAAGPFVEIPNQGAWRVSDLEGKAVYGADGENIGEINDVLVSQDGSVNAVIIGVGGFLGIGEKDVAVQMSALQLGPGMSEEEAKAAAAKTPAVSGETTASTSGATTATPAPGAATTAGGAGMGAAGTTTAANPNTAQPGASSQEMAANPANGDAATIGEDGLPDRIVLNVTRDQLEQAPAFEGMTPAR; encoded by the coding sequence ATGACCCGCAAACTGATCGCCGCCCTGGCCTTTTCGACCGTGCTTCCCTTCGCCGCCGTGGCGCAGACCAGCACCGCGCCTGCAGCTCCTGCCGCACAGGATGCCGGCCAGATGACGAACCAGAACAATGCGCGTGGCGGTGTTGCCGATGCTCCGCGCGTCATGCAGGATGCCGCAGCCGGTCCTTTCGTCGAGATCCCCAACCAGGGTGCCTGGCGCGTGAGTGACCTTGAAGGCAAGGCCGTCTACGGTGCCGATGGCGAGAACATTGGTGAGATCAACGACGTCCTGGTCAGCCAGGATGGCAGCGTCAATGCCGTCATCATCGGTGTCGGCGGCTTCCTCGGCATTGGCGAGAAGGATGTTGCCGTGCAGATGAGCGCGCTTCAGCTCGGCCCCGGCATGAGCGAGGAAGAGGCCAAGGCGGCTGCCGCCAAGACCCCGGCAGTTTCCGGTGAGACAACGGCCTCCACATCCGGCGCCACCACCGCGACCCCGGCTCCGGGCGCCGCTACGACGGCTGGCGGCGCTGGCATGGGGGCAGCCGGCACGACGACGGCCGCCAATCCGAACACAGCGCAGCCGGGCGCCAGCAGCCAGGAAATGGCCGCCAATCCGGCCAATGGTGACGCAGCAACGATCGGCGAGGACGGCCTGCCGGATCGCATCGTGCTCAACGTTACCCGCGATCAGCTGGAACAGGCTCCTGCCTTTGAAGGCATGACGCCGGCACGGTAA